TGATGCCAAGTCTCTGTTGCAGCTCCACAAACCTGATCCTGGGCAGTGCCTTTGTCAGTATGTCAGCAAGTTGGTTCTTGGTTCTCTGCACATAATAAACATCCACCTGACCATCGCTAACACATTCCCTGATGTAACGGAATGAGTGTCAATATGTTTGCTTCTTTCATGAAAAACCAGGTTCTTGCTTAACTCAATGGCCGATTTGTTATCCACAAGAAGCCTGAACTTCTGCACCTCTCTTCCCATCAAATCAGCAATCAGCCTGTTGAGCCAAACTCCCTGACAAGCACCCCCACAAGCAGCTACATACTCGGCTTCACAGGTTGACAATGTGACAACCTTTTGCTTCTGTGAAGACCATGTCACCAAATTTCTACCAAGGAAGAAAGTCAAGCCATTTGTGCTCCTTCTCTTGATCAGATCACCACCATGGTCACTGTCTCTGTATCCCAATAAGTTCAGACCACCTTCGACCTCTTTGGTGAATTTGCAGCCATAGTCAATTGTCCCTGACACATATCTGACAATTCTCTTGACCACAGCCCAATGCTCACTATTTGGTGACTCCATGAACCTGCTTACCAGCCCTACTACAAAAGCAATGTCTGGTTTTGTGTTAACCAAGTACCTCAAGCTTCCTATCACACTCCTGTACCTGGTTCCATCAAGCACTTTGTCTGCAGTTCCTGAAACAAGCCTTACACGCAGTTCCATTGGTGTGTTAGTTGGATTGCATCTCGACAGACCACACTGATGAACTATCTTGGTTGCATAAGCACTTTGGCATATAGTGATTTCACCATTTTTCTGTTGCACTTCAATACCAAGGTAGTAACTCAGTAGGCCCAAGTCGCTCATACTGAAAAGCTTCATCATCTGTTGCTTGAAATTGATAATTTTGGTTTTGTCAGGCCCGCAAATGATTAAGTCATCCACATACACACCAGCTATGAGGAAAGAGTCACCCTTCCTTCTTCTGTACACAGCATGCTCATCTTCACATCTTCTGAAACCAAGTCTGCACAACTCATAATCAAGTTTTGCATTCCATGCCCTTGGAGCCTGCTTTAACCCATATAGAGCCTTGTTCAACTTCAACACCATCCCTGCATTCTTTGGGTCTTGAAACCCTGGTGGTTGATGAACATACACCTCCTCCAACAGATCTCCATTGAGAAATGCTGATTTTATATCCATGTGATGGACTTACCATCCACCATTAGCTGCTAGAGCAAGTAACAATCTCACTGTCTCTAATCTAGCCACAGGTGCAAACACTTCATCAAAGTCCACCCCCTGTTTATGGGCatagccttttgccacaagtctagCTTTATGCTTCACAATATTCCCAGCTGCATCTCTTTTAACTTTAAACACCCACTTGAAGCATGTTGACCTTTTGGTAGTTTTGTCAGTCTCCAAGTGTTGTTCTCATTGATGGACTGCAGTTCAGCattcatggcatctttccagcAATCTTCTTCTAGAGCTTCATCAACAATAGCTGGTTCATCAGCTGCTAGTAGGCACAAGCCACTGTACTCATAGTCATGTATCTCATCAGTATTGTCAAACAAGTCAGTCGGTTCTGTATCTCATTGGACCCTCTTCTGAGCTTGAACTACCTACAGAGTTTGACCCAATCTGATTAGAGCCTGCTGCAGACCCAATGCCCTGGTTTAATGGTGTTGATGGTGAGCCAAAGTCGCTAGTGCTGATGCTTGAGGTGACTGCTCTTGACCATGCCCCCTTGGTTTTGCTCACTGCTTCCATCATTTTCTGAAATAGGTGGTTCCTCTCTATTGTCGGATTTTCATCAGTGGGCTGAAACTCAAATGTGAATATGTCTGTCACAGCTTGATCTGTTTCCACTGATGAGTTCCAATTCCAATTCtctttttcttcaaacacaacaTCCCTGATCACATGCAATTGGTTGTTTACAGGATCAAACACTCGGTACCCTTTTGTTCCTGACTCATATCCAAGAAACACCATCTTGGTGGATCTGTCAGACAGTTTAGTGATACCAGAGCCAACTGCTTTCACATGTACAAGGCACCCAAAGGTTCTCATGTGATCTACCCTGGACCTTTTCCCATACCATGCTTCAAAAGGAGTGATGTTCTGAAGACTCTTGGTTGGAGCTCAATTCAAGATGTATACTGCAGTGACAACAGCTTCTCCCCAAAATTTACATGGCATCCCCTTTGACTTCAACTGACACCTAGCCATCTCAACTATGGTTTGATTTCGACACTCAACCACTCCATTTTGCTGTGGGGTATATGGAGTGGTGGTGAAGTGCTTGATGCCTGTCTCATTGCAGAATAGAGTGAACTGAGTTGAGTTGAATTCACCTCCTCTATCAGTTCTAAAACCTTTCAGTTTCTTGCCATGTTCAAGTTCAGCTTGCTGTTTGATCTTCTTGAAATAAGCAAATGCTTCATCTTTTGTCCTCAAAAGCTCCACCCACATGTACCTGCTGTGGTCATCCACTACCAACAGAAAGTACTGCTTGCCACTAGGGATTGGTCGACTGTTCTTTCCACACAGATCTGCATGAACCAGTTCTAATCCCTGGCTTGCTCTGAATGCAGACTGCTGCAGAAATGGTTTTCTGTGTTGTTTGCCCAAAGTGCAGCCATCacatacttgttctacttgatcAACAATAGGTAAGCCTTCTACTATTCCCTTCTTGCCTAAGTTATGAAGTGCTCTGAAATTTAAGTGACCATATCTAGCATGCCATAACCAAGATAGATCGTCTAGATTCATATGTAGACAAACAGGTGAAACTACTGCATTCTTCAGAGTGTACAGTCTGTTACTTGTGCGAGGAGCACTAATGATCAAAGTACCCTCTGAATCAACTACAGTTGTCAAGTGCCTTGGCACCTAACGATGCAGGACTGCGACTCCGTAACTCGTAATCGCGCTCCAGTCCTCACCACGAGGTTTTGCCCCTCTTCTGGTGGCTTACGAGAATAGATACAGAAGATAGATTGATAATTGTTCTTGCTTGATTTTATCAATAGAGTCTACAGATATTTATGTCCCTTCTACTTCATCTCTTTTTCTAAATAACCTATCTGGGACTAATATAAATTGTAAATACAAAGATAACTAAACTTAACAAGGCTAAACTATCAGCCCATCGGCAGTAACAATTTAGCCACTAATCGGTTGGGCATCCTCCTCCTGCATGGGCGCTGGCCGCGGCTTGCTCGGCTGCCCTGCGCACATCGCGGGCCTTCTGGTGTAGGGGATGCCGCACATGACATCTCTCCCCTCCTTGAGGtctagctcgtcctcgagctaaaAGTCTAGAAACTGCTCGTGGAACGCGTCGATGTCTTCCTAGGTGGCCGACTCTAGAGGTTCGCCGCGCTAGTGGACAAGGAGCTAGCGAACACTACGTGCCAAGCGAGTACGCTCGACCCAGGCTAGCTCTGGAGCCACCATGCTATGGTCGATGTGTGGTAGTGCCGGCAGAGCTGCTGGAGAGGCGCCCACGAACTTCTCAAGAGCccccacatggaacacatcatggaTGCAGGCCTGTGGGGGAAGCTCCAAGCACACAGCAACGTCGTTGATGAGCTCGCTGACACGGTATGGACCGATGTAGCGTGGCTTTAGCTTGCTAGTCTACGCCTGAGGTAGGGACACCACAGTGCGCTGACAGAGTCACAGCAGCACCTAATCACCAACCGGATAAGATATCGGGCAATGTTGCTGGTCATAATGGTGCTTCTACAGAGCCTGCGCCTGTTCCAGGCGATAGTGGATGTTGGCGAGGAAGGCGTCGTGCTcctctgtaacagaaccgtctaaattataagagattaagtcaAATAGTGACCGTTTACACAGTCGAACTATCGAACTTAAGCCTATATAAtctcggtagtccgtgaaatttcAAGAGTTTTCAAACCTTTCCACACGCACGGCCAAGATCATAATAAGTTTAGCAGTCACCATCCATAAGTTACATAACGTTCACATCATTCCAAAAGTTACATCAGAGTTCAAATGCAGTTATTACAAGCCGGGTTCAAATGTAGCGgaagcattttagttttggataTCACACACATACTTAGTTCGCGACAGTGCCAGAGTctgatcattcccacaaaagcaaaagatgaGATAGAGTGAccacgcccttggtctagtcatcacccatcgcTGGGTACAAGCAATTGATGCAATACGCATAATACATCTGTCCATTTGCAAAACAACAtgagaatagaaccctgagtatgagaatgtactcagctagacttatccgttataaaccaaaaataaatgaCTCCAAGGATCATGAAAAGTTGTATGGTGGGTTAGCTTGACACACTTTGCGTAAAAGCTTAAGCTACTAAGTTTGTAACCCCTTTCTTTTATTTAGGTCAAATTAAGTAACATTACctgtcatctagattagcacctatgcTATAGCAATCAACTGATTCAATACAATAATACCAAATTCATATAGCATTCTCAACTTCATCATATACCATAACcacagtgttccatagtccttactacgaggacgaagctcaagtcaagtgctcactatccaggagcaatGGCGATTTGAATTGATTTCTAACCAACTggtgagtttattccccacacaaaccacacccaCTAATctagtgagctacaggtcaccatattgcaTTTTCCAGAACTAATTCGCGGGTTCAATCAGGAACCGCCCGTATCCGAGGACTGTTCCGACGACCAAGGTATCTAAGGTATACTAGGGTTGTGCACCGcgtcctcgtcgttctcctcaaccatcaccaatacagcacaTGGCgggtcgattcccggcccggatagtgttcaagcttcacggtcggaacgacttatccttccagttaagtgtggggcatgcgttcaacatgacaagagggccatcaacaattggtccttaatcgacatagaCCGAACCACTATGGTCCAACACCCCCATAAGGCTCTGCCCGATCTCAACTTACTTTCCCACATTTGGTTATTCCTCATGATATCAACATTCAGCGAAACCTtttggtatccacctatatctcgcaggtgacagagaATCACCCGATTTCTACcgtgctaagcaagctaagcaaagaCTCCGAGCTTACACTACATAGGACTAGGTAAGTAGACATGTGGTAATCCAAGGTATAacaatgcatcaacggtataaagcaactcctatcacttaatgcaacaagatAACCATCATGATATATTAATATAAGTTAGTGAAAattagggaggcttagaatgtttcggggcttgcctttcttaaAGGAGCTAGGCCAATGATCGGAACACTCTTGAAGATCCTCTTCTGGCTCGTGCCCTTCTAGAAGCTCTTGCACCGGGGTCTCCTCTTGTTCCTTGGGCTCGGTCACTATCTCGTTCtcttgcgagcctgtatgatgcatatgcaTAAGCGCGCGGAGGTGTAGGATGCTCATGGTGCAGGTTCATACAGATGATTGCTAGATGATCATGACATACCATTTAccgagtaagtgcatacttcttcttcgGTAGAGAAGAGTTATGGCGCTACCAGAAGCGATATAACATCTACCgactagtcaacatcatccaagaacatgtagccTAAGTATttcatctattacattctcttctacaagctaCTAACAGACCAGCAAGTCAACATgaagcttcaaagatacactatACTTTGcaagcatatttattttcatatacaacaattatttatttattaactaCTTGAGCCTACAGTAACATCACATATTTctgttttttaataaattctacaaaaattacagtaggctACAAGGTACATGTTCAGCTcatcataaaattttcatggcatttggataagtatCATGGTCCACATAAAATTCACAATGATATTATCATAAATAATGGAAAATACCCTACTCAtgcaaaagtgtcaaacaactgatttcatatttttctaaattacTTAATAACATAAGAAAgctacacaaaaatttccagattaattgcatgtacAGATTATTTAATACAAATCATAAAccattgccatgcaagcatttaattcACCATAAATAATTTTATATAGTAAATATTCATTATCATATTTCTCCAGAAACTACACAACCATACAAATCTATTAAAACAGGAATCACATTTTTCTGACCTATACTTTATTTTCTAAGAAATCAACAATTGCATGTATTAAATAAATCTACACTGGAAATatattcaaacatgacatgcaattacatcaaactgtagatctggatttatagagcacaacaaaatttatttcatcatttttggagccctaccactcaagatatgaatttacaaaGGAATTAACGTATTTCtggaaaattatttatttaaaacaaAAAATCATTTCTCGGCCAGATCTGCTAGCTGCACCTGGTGTTGTGCACCTGCTGTTGCTCCCTGAGACAGACAGGTGGACCCCTGGCCCCATCCGTCAGTCGCACCGCAGGGGGGagggaactccggcgagccggagctcaccgctGGCGACACCCCCTGGCGAAACCGAGCACCCGTTATGTTGGTCGGAGCCACCCCAGAGcaagctcgtcgccggccatggcggcacgacgGCCCTGCCCGACGGTGAACCCGCGACCTTATCCCGGTAGAGCGCAAACGGGGGCGAGCAGGAGCTCGGTGAGGCTGAGGCGAACGCGACGCGCGCGGAAAGAGGACTGGAGGAGCACGGTGGCGTGCTGGCCACGCGAGTCGCGACGGCATTCATGCCGGAGAAGAGGACGAGGGTGGAGAGACCCTCACCGTGTGCAAAAGGGGCCAAGGTGACTCGTTCGGGGACGAAGAGGTCAAGGCGGAGCTCAAGGAGGAAGGAATCGAGTAACGGCACACTCGATGGAGAGGAACGGCCGAGGCAGAGCTCGgctgctccaatggcgacgGTGGCGCTGGCGAGCTTTGCGCGGTGGCGAGAGGACGAGAGaggaggcgagagagggcgCATTTGAGAGAGGAGGACGAGGCAAACGCGTTGGAACCCTTTGCAGCCCGGGCCGGCCGTCGACGTGGATGCTGCCGTTGCGCATGGCCACCACGCGGCGTAGCACGGCGGTCGGCCACGGCGCCGTGCGCGGCGCGCgcgggggagagggagggaggaggcaggccgggccgtTTCGGCCACGCTGGAAGCGAGGCGCTCGGCCCGCTGGCGCTCCTGTccccttttttttaatttctttttaaaATGTTTTTCAAACACCTTTTTGACCATTTTAGAATCATTTTCAGAAGTTGTCCTAAAAATAAAAGTTGCTCCAAATAAAATTCTATACAACTTTACTTTAAGGTGCCACCCAAAAATCCAAATAGACTTTGAATTACAATTTAAAGCAAGTTATaggtttaaataaattcattttgggaaatTTTGGAACAAATTCAAATCCTCTAATTCTAGTGCTCCAAAATTTTTActtaaaattttttaattcAATTTAAACATAAAACAACCAAGTTTAGGCATCATAAGCAATTTAAAGCATAATATGGCAATTTATCATAATTAAATTCATATTTAAACAAGCACATAAAATCGTACCAAAATTAAAATGCACATGGGATGAGATGCTTATGCTTATGGAGATCTGGCAAACACAAATATGCTGTCGGAGCTAATCTTCACGTCATGCTTGCAGCCTCTTGCTTCAGTCTAGCATCGTTAGTCCTCTAGGTCCGCGCGCCATGGGAAGTCAGCGTTGTTTGGCTACTATGCAACAATGACTAATGGTAATTGTGTACTCTGCCGCGTCACATGGGTAGGTTAGCCTTCGCGTGTCCTGTGTAGATAGCATGTTTGGTTACCCTTTCTTATATATAAACTCATTCGTCTTAATTaaaaggcagagctcctgctaTTATTTAAAACAAATGGCTTTGTTGGGCGTAAACAGATTGCTCAGTTAAAAACAATATTGTCATCTGACAAATAGATTAATTTGACGGAAGCTAAAATTACCATAATTTTATATTAGGACATAATTAAGAACAATGCCGTTCTACACATACATTAGTAACTTTCACAGTTCTGTCCTTATTGTAAATAGTTCTATCCTACACATATTAAAATGTTGAACCCAGAATATAATAATAAGATTCTCTCCATAAAACTATGCAAACTAATAATAAAATTTGTATCATATTTCTTATTTGTGCACGGGATTTTAGGTTCTACTCCCACCATTACAAATTATAGATCATTTTAGCTTTGTCCAAACTCACACTTTTctaatttgaccaagtttggaaTAGAATGCACCcacatttatgacatcaaattagTTTTATCAGCCATAAAATGCCTTATCTTGAtagtaaatttatttggtatttTAGATATTACACCCCTCATTTCAAACTATAAGCCGTTTTGGCTTTCTTGGTGCATAGATCTTGCTATGCACCTAGATAGATGCTATGTCAACATACATGGCAAAAGCAATAATCTAAGTCAAAGATAAGTCTGACTTAGACAAAGGTGATGTAAACTAAAATATCTTCAATTGCTTTCACATAGGTATAAAAGGAAAGTAGAACAATAAGCATGACTGGATAAAATATCTGCAGAAACCACACAACCAGAAGTTCTCAACTCAAACAAGAATTCAGAACATAGAGAATTTATACCTATGTGAAAGCAATTGAGGACAAAGTGATTACTTTCTCACACAACTTGGTTTTAGATGATTAGCCATTAAAATAACAAAATCACAAAGATCTAATGGCTAGAAATAGAATTGTAGCAGCCACCGGGTAAGATGGCAACTCCAACACATTTGACAACTTAACATTTCAAGTAATGCACATCAACTTTGCAAGTACTCTAGCCTAGTAGGTATATTTGAGTAACCATAGTCTCTAGGTAACGACTTACACTTATATTTGAGTACTAGTAGGTACAAATAAGAAACAAACTAATCCTGAATTTCCGTGTTTCACTAAGGGAAAAACTTAGTCTAAACACATGAATCAATATGAATCAGAGTAAGGAATATGCAGAGAAATGTCATACTCTGTTCACAGACTAGCACAAGAGGTCAACAAGACTAAATGCATGAAAGCCAAAAGTGTAATGGTGGGCAAATTCACTTTACAACGTAGGACCGCAGAAGTGAGAAGACTGCCCCAAAGTAAAACAATCAGAAGAATCATTCTTGTTATAGGTTTGATCAAAGTTTGTTGTTCATAAGTTAACACATAAGCTAACAAGTAATACTTGTATTGCAGCAGTATAAGAATGGCAACTGGTTTTGAATCTTTCCATGCCCAATATCTGTCCTTATTTGGATTGTGAACAAAAATTCAGAAAATTGAAGAGATACACAATTAACAATACGGCCCCTCTAGCAAAGAAATCAAAGACTATCCCCTGATCATTATCAATCATCACATTTTAGAAATATCTAGCCACAGGCGTCTTGGGTATTAACGGATTACTCTATTGATAACAATATAGTTCACTGAAAAATAAAATCATTTCATGCAAGTTAGCAGTACCATAATTTTCGATCAGCATGTCCATTGAAAACAATTGCATATGAAATTCTACATGTTCAATCTGGTTAACAGCAACCAATCTGAACATTGTTCGGTCAATTAAATAGTGATGAATGACTGAAAACTGAATGCTCTGCTGCAAATATTCAGGGCATTGACACACATGCAGAAGATCCTATACAAATTTAAATCCCACCCATAACACAATACAAAATAGTAATAAATTTTATACCACTTTTTCTATTAGAAGGCGATATAAGGTCCTATTTATGAGCAAGAGCAAGACATCATGGAACATATCTTCAAAAAGAAAAGAGCCAGATCTGTGCTGATTTGGTCACTAAATATAGAGGTAATGCTGAAAAGTGAAAAACGAGTATAACAACCTATGCGCAAATTTGAATCATATCAAGATGTAGTCAAATCAGTACCTTCCTAATAGCACAATCATAAAAGAAATAACACAGCACACTAAGAATAAGCAAACTAGAACAATAAGCTTTGAGTGGATTAAATACTTGAGGAAACCCCACAGCTTTTGGTCGAAATGACCAATTATGTGCTAGGTGATCAGGTCTGAAATCCGAAAACCTCCAAATAAACAAATTAAAATCTGGTATAAAGACTGTGAAGTATAGATTGAACAAGGCTGCGAAGATCTTGATCATGCAAAAATGTTGTGGTAATTTGAAAATGGTTATAGCTAGCACTATTAAGGATTTA
This window of the Sorghum bicolor cultivar BTx623 chromosome 7, Sorghum_bicolor_NCBIv3, whole genome shotgun sequence genome carries:
- the LOC110437213 gene encoding uncharacterized protein LOC110437213, producing the protein MVLKLNKALYGLKQAPRAWNAKLDYELCRLGFRRCEDEHAVYRRRKGDSFLIAGVYVDDLIICGPDKTKIINFKQQMMKLFSMSDLGLLSYYLGIEVQQKNGEITICQSAYATKIVHQCGLSRCNPTNTPMELRVRLVSGTADKVLDGTRYRSVIGSLRYLVNTKPDIAFVVGLVSRFMESPNSEHWAVVKRIVRYVSGTIDYGCKFTKEVEGGLNLLGYRDSDHGGDLIKRRSTNGLTFFLGRNLVTWSSQKQKVVTLSTCEAEYVAACGGACQGVWLNRLIADLMGREVQKFRLLVDNKSAIELSKNLRTKNQLADILTKALPRIRFVELQQRLGIIS